In the Enterobacter cloacae subsp. cloacae ATCC 13047 genome, GTCGCGGCGATAAGAGAAGAAATCACCCTTTTCGGTGAACGTACAGCGGTCACCGCCGAAGATCTGCGTCACCTTGACATTATTCAGACGCTGACGTGCAAGCTGATAAATATCGGCCAGATATTTTTCCCCCACGGGTTCGAAAGCGTTAACGGCTTGCGGATCTTTTGCCATAAACGCTTCACGAACCTCTGGGCCCACCTCGAATGCCTGAGGACCAATTGCCGGGCCAAGCCAGGCAATGATATTTGCAGGATCGTCTTTGAAGCAGGCGACGGTTTCTTCCAGCACGCCTTCACACAGACCACGCCAGCCCGCATGAGCAGCCGCAACCTCGGTACCCGCACGGTTACAAAACAGCACCGGCAGGCAATCGGCTGTCATCACCGCGCATACTGTTCCCTGCGTATCGCTGTAGGAGGCATCGGCACGTTTAGACGCGTAGGGTTCTCCCGTCAACTTCAGCACGGCTTTACCGTGAACCTGCTCAAGCCACACCGGTTTAGACGGTAAGTTGCCCGCAGCAAACAGCCGCGAGCGGTTTTCTTCAACGTGTTCCAGGTTGTCGCCGCAGTGTGCGCCAAGGTTCAAAGACGCCCACGCCCCCTGACTTACCCCGCCAACGCGGGTTGAACTGCAGGCTGCCACACCTTCAGGCAGTGGCCACTCCGGAACAATCAGTTTGGTCATAACCAGTCCACTTGATCTTTGTGTTCTTCAAAATCCGCGCGCATGGCGTCAATAAGCTCCACCATATCCTGCGGGATCGGCGCATGCCATTCCATTTGAATCCCTGAAACAGGGTGATAAAGGCGCAGCATGGTGGCGTGCAGCGCCTGACGATCAAACTTGCGCAGTACGCTAATGAACTCGTCCGATGCTCCTTTTGGCGGACGCGGACGACCACCGTAAACCTGATCCCCCACCAGCGGATGGGTGATGTGCGCCATATGCACGCGGATCTGGTGGGTACGACCGGTCTCCAGACGCAAACGCAGACGCGTATGAATGCGGAAATGTTCCATAATGCGATAGTGCGTCACCGCCGGTTTACCCATCGGATGCACCGACATATGAGTACGTTTGGTAGGGTGACGGCTGATCGGCTCATCAACCGTACCGCCAGCAGTCATATGGCCAATAGCCACGGCTTCATATTCGCGGGTGATCTCACGCAGCTGCAGTGATTCCACCAGGCGAGTCTGGGCAGGTACGGTCTTTGCCACCACCATCAGACCGGTGGTGTCTTTATCCAGACGATGCACGATACCGGCACGCGGCACATCAGCAATCGGCGGATAATAATGGAGAAGTGCGTTAAGTACCGTACCGTCAGGATTCCCCGCTCCCGGATGAACAACGAGGTCGCGCGGCTTGTTAATCACCAGAATGTCATCATCTTCATAGACGATATCCAGTGGGATATCCTGTGGCTCGAAGCGGATTTCCTCTTCGATTTCAGCATTGATGGCGACAGCTTCCCCACCTAACACTTTCTCTTTCGGTTTGTCCCAGACTTTACCGTTTACCAGCACGCGCTGGTCAAGAATCCATTCTTTTATGCGTGAACGCGAATAATCAGGGAACAATTCGGCCAAAGCTTGATCTAAGCGTTGACCGAGCTGATTTTCGGAGACTGTTGCGGTGAGTTCTACTCGTTGTGCCATAAACTGCTTCTTCGTTTAACGTTGGGTTTTACGGCTTTGCCGTTTAATATAGTGTGCTATTGTAGCTGGTCTTAATCGGGAGCAGGAACAGAGTTTCTCCCGGACAAACATTTGAGGAAAGTCAAAACGTCATGACGCGCATGAAATATCTGGTGGCAGCGGCCACGTTGAGCCTGGCTTTGGTGGGCTGCTCCGGTTCAAATGAACAGGTCCCTGACAATCCGCCGAATGAAATCTATGCGACTGCACAACAAAAGTTGCAGGACGGTAACTGGAAACAGGCGATAACGCAACTGGAAGCGTTGGATAATCGCTATCCATTTGGTCCGTATTCGCAGCAGGTACAGTTAGATCTCATCTACGCATACTATAAAAATGCCGATCTGCCGCTGGCTCAGGCAACCATCGATCGTTTCATGCGTCTGAACCCGACTCATCCTAACATCGACTATGTAATGTACATGCGCGGTCTTACCAACATGGCGCTGGATGACAGTGCCCTGCAGGGCTTCTTCGGTGTGGATCGCTCCGACCGTGACCCACAGCATGCGCGTGATGCGTTCAACGACTTTTCCAAACTGGTGCGCGGCTATCCGAACAGCCAGTACGTAACCGACGCCACCAAACGTCTGGTGTTCCTGAAAGACCGACTGGCGAAATACGAATACTCGGTTGCTGAATACTACACCCGTCGTGGCGCATGGGTTGCCGTGGTTAACCGTGTAGAAGGAATGCTGCGTGATTATCCGGATACGCAGGCGACCCGCGACGGCCTGAAGCTGATGGAGAATGCTTACCGCCAGATGCAGATGACCGCACAGGCAGACAAGGTAGCAAAAATCATCGCCGCGAACAGCAGCAACACCTGATAGCGACGTCAAAGCAAAACGGCAGCGAGCGGGCTGCCGTTTTTTTATTCAATTCAGACAAAGCTGAAGCGGTTTAGCTTCAACACATCCTATCAACTATGACCGCAATTTTTGCCTTCGACAAGGTAAATCTCACCTCTTCCTGCCCTGCCTCACAAAAAGATTCCCTGACAAAAACCGACAAAATAACGTGATCTAAATCACACATTTTGACATTAGGACAGGTATGCTGGAATCACCAAGACGGAAAGACAAGAGGTAAAATTTATGACAATGAACATTACCAGCAAACAAATGGAAATTACCCCGGCAATTCGCCAGCACGTCGCAGACCGTCTCGCCAAACTGGATAAATGGCAAACACACTTGATTAATCCACATATCATCCTGTCTAAGGAGCCGCAGGGTTTCATCGCTGACGCAACTATCAATACTCCAAACGGCCATCTGGTCGCCAGCGCAAAACACGAGGATATGTACACCGCTATTAACGATTTGATCAACAAGCTGGAACGGCAGCTCAATAAAGTGCAGCACAAAGGTGAAGCCCGTCGCGCCACGACCTCGGTGAAAGACGCCAGCTTCGCGGAAGAAGTTGAAGAAGAGTAATCCTTTAAATTGAGTTTACCGCCAACGCGCCTTCGGGCGCGTTTTTTATTGACAGGGTGAAAACAGTACGGGTACTTTAACGTTATCAACCACAGGATGATTTCATGAAACTGACGCCGTTTTTCTTCGCATTCTTTTTTACCTTCCCCTGAACGGGAGGCGTTTCGTCGTGTGATAAAGAATGCGAAGACGAACAACAAGGCCTCCCACACCGGGAGGCCTTTTTTATTGATAACGATAAAACGAGACAGACAACACTATGACACCGGAAAACCCGTTACTGGATCTGCGAGTAAAAATCAGCGCGCTGGATGAAAAATTACTGGCACTTCTGGCTGAACGCCGCGCGCTCGCCATCGAAGTGGGTAAAGCCAAACTGGACTCCCACCGTCCGGTACGTGATATCGACCGCGAACGCGACCTGCTGGAACGTCTGATTCAACTCGGCAAAGCCCATCACCTTGACGCACATTACATCACCCGTTTGTTCCAGCTCATCATCGAAGACTCTGTTCTGACCCAGCAAGCGCTGTTGCAGCAGCATCTGAATAAAACCAACCCGCACTCTGCCCGCATCGCGTTTCTTGGCCCTAAGGGCTCCTACTCCCATCTGGCTGCCCGCCAGTACGCTGCACGTCATTTTGAAGAGTTCATTGAGAGCGGCTGCGCGAAGTTCGCCGATATTTTCAATCAGGTGGAAACCGGCCAGGCGGATTACGCCGTCGTGCCGATTGAGAACACCAGTTCCGGTGCCATCAACGACGTGTACGATCTGCTGCAACACACCAGCCTGTCGCTGGTTGGGGAGCTGACAATTCCTATCGATCACTGCGTGCTGGTCTCTGGCTCAACCGATTTGAGCACCATCGAGACGGTCTACAGCCATCCGCAGCCGTTCCAGCAGTGCAGTCAGTTCCTGAACCGTTATCCGAACTGGAAAATTGAGTACACCGAAAGCACCTCCGCGGCGATGGAAAAAGTCGCCCAGGCAAACTCCCCTACCGTCGCGGCGCTGGGCAGCGAGGCGGGCGGTGCGCTGTATGGTCTCCAGGTTCTGGAACGTAACCTGGCAAACCAGACGCAAAACATTACCCGCTTCATCGTGCTGGCACGCAAAGCCATTAATGTCTCTGATCAGGTGCCCGCCAAAACCACCCTGTTGATGGCAACCGGGCAGCAGGCAGGCGCACTGGTTGAAGCGCTACTGGTACTGCGTAACCACAATCTGATCATGACCCGGCTCGAATCGCGCCCGATTCACGGCAATCCCTGGGAAGAGATGTTCTATCTCGACATTCAGGCCAACCTGGAATCGCCGTCCATGCAGAAAGCCCTGCGCGAACTGAGCGAAATCACCCGTTCAATGAAGGTGCTGGGCTGTTATCCGAGCGAAAACGTGGTACCGGTTGACCCAAGCTAACGTTCGATAAACCGGCTTTTCTTCATCCCTGCCACACTGACCGGCAGGGTGAAGATAGCGCCGGAGAGGGGATATTGCGCCACCTCCTGCGCATCCATATTTTCCCGGGTGGTCGTGATAAACAGCGTTTTCATATCGTCACCGCCAAAGCAGACCATCGTTGGGCAACGGACCGGCATTCGGTACTCTTCCAGTTGCTCTCCCTGAGGTGAAAAGCGCGCGATGCGCCAGCCATCAAACAGCGCACTCCAGTAACAGCCTTCCACGTCCATCGCAGCACCGTCAGGTATCCCTTCGCCGTCGTTGAACCGGCGGAATACCTCCCGTTTACCGGGTTCCCCCTGCTCATCCAGCGGGGTACGGTAGATAACGCCGTTTGGCGTATCAGAGGTAAACATCCACCGATGGTCGGGGCTGAATGCCAGACCATTGTGGCCATGAATGTCGCACTGGATAACTTTTGGCGTCAGATCGTTATCAATGCGCATCAGCAGCGCCCCGTTGTAATCACCCGGTGCCCAGAAGGTCCCGGCGTAGAACTGGCCCCGGTGATCGGTTCCCCCATCATTGAAACGCGCAAGCTGCGGATTCGACGGGTTATCACAGACTTTGCGCTGCAGCAGGCCGTGTTTATCGGAAAGCCAGATGCCGCTTCGCATCGCGACGATAAAGCCGCCGCGTTCGCGCAGGGCGAAACACCCCACCTCTTCGTGGAAAGAGAGCACGGTGTGTTCCGCCGTGGGTAAATGATAACGGTGGATCTCACCTTCAAGAATATCCGCCCAGTAAAGCGCATTTTCCTCTGCACTCCACGTCGGGCATTCGGGCAGATGCCCGGTGTAGTTCAACAGCAGCTGCGGTTCGGCCATGACAGTTCCCCAAAATGAAAAAAGCCAGCAATGCTGGCTTTCAGTATATACATCATCGCATTACTGGCGACTGTCATTTGCCTGACGCAACAGCGTGCGGCTCTCGCTCTGGAAACGTTGCGCGTAATCGCCAAACCAGTGTTCGACCTTACGGAAGCTGTCGATAAACGCCTGCTTGTCTCCGTGCTCCAGCAGCGTAATGGCTTCGCCAAATCGCTGGTAGTAACGCTTAATTAGTGCCAGGTTGTTCTCAGACGACATAATAATGTCGGCGTAAAGCTGGGGATCCTGAGCAAACAGACGCCCCACCATCGCCAGCTCCAGACGATAGATAGGCGAAGAGAGTGCCAATAACTGCTCAAGCTGCACATTCTCTTCCGCCAGATGCAGCCCATAGGCAAAGGTCGCAAAGTGGCGCAGCGCCTGGATGAACGCCATATTCTGATCGTGTTCAACCGCGCTAATGCGGTGCAGCCGCGCGCCCCAAACCTGAATCTGTTCCAGGAACCACTGGTAGGCTTCCGGCTGACGACCATCGCAGTAGACCACCACCTGTTTCGCCAGGCTGCCGCTGTCCGGGCCAAACATAGGATGTAGCCCCAGGACCGGCCCCGTGTGCGCAGCCAGCATTGCCTGCAGCGGACCATTTTTCACGGATGCTAAGTCCACCAGGATGCAATCTGCAGGTAGCGGAGGAAGCTTCGCAATGATCTGCTCCGTCACGTGAATCGGCACGCTGACGATGACCATTCCGGCATCTTTCATCAGCTCCGGTGCTTTTGCCCAGTCCTCTTTTTCCAGGATACG is a window encoding:
- the yfiH gene encoding purine nucleoside phosphorylase YfiH codes for the protein MTKLIVPEWPLPEGVAACSSTRVGGVSQGAWASLNLGAHCGDNLEHVEENRSRLFAAGNLPSKPVWLEQVHGKAVLKLTGEPYASKRADASYSDTQGTVCAVMTADCLPVLFCNRAGTEVAAAHAGWRGLCEGVLEETVACFKDDPANIIAWLGPAIGPQAFEVGPEVREAFMAKDPQAVNAFEPVGEKYLADIYQLARQRLNNVKVTQIFGGDRCTFTEKGDFFSYRRDKTTGRMASFIWLI
- the rluD gene encoding 23S rRNA pseudouridine(1911/1915/1917) synthase RluD, with product MAQRVELTATVSENQLGQRLDQALAELFPDYSRSRIKEWILDQRVLVNGKVWDKPKEKVLGGEAVAINAEIEEEIRFEPQDIPLDIVYEDDDILVINKPRDLVVHPGAGNPDGTVLNALLHYYPPIADVPRAGIVHRLDKDTTGLMVVAKTVPAQTRLVESLQLREITREYEAVAIGHMTAGGTVDEPISRHPTKRTHMSVHPMGKPAVTHYRIMEHFRIHTRLRLRLETGRTHQIRVHMAHITHPLVGDQVYGGRPRPPKGASDEFISVLRKFDRQALHATMLRLYHPVSGIQMEWHAPIPQDMVELIDAMRADFEEHKDQVDWL
- the bamD gene encoding outer membrane protein assembly factor BamD, with amino-acid sequence MTRMKYLVAAATLSLALVGCSGSNEQVPDNPPNEIYATAQQKLQDGNWKQAITQLEALDNRYPFGPYSQQVQLDLIYAYYKNADLPLAQATIDRFMRLNPTHPNIDYVMYMRGLTNMALDDSALQGFFGVDRSDRDPQHARDAFNDFSKLVRGYPNSQYVTDATKRLVFLKDRLAKYEYSVAEYYTRRGAWVAVVNRVEGMLRDYPDTQATRDGLKLMENAYRQMQMTAQADKVAKIIAANSSNT
- the raiA gene encoding ribosome-associated translation inhibitor RaiA, with the translated sequence MTMNITSKQMEITPAIRQHVADRLAKLDKWQTHLINPHIILSKEPQGFIADATINTPNGHLVASAKHEDMYTAINDLINKLERQLNKVQHKGEARRATTSVKDASFAEEVEEE
- the pheL gene encoding pheA operon leader peptide PheL → MKLTPFFFAFFFTFP
- the pheA gene encoding bifunctional chorismate mutase/prephenate dehydratase; translated protein: MTPENPLLDLRVKISALDEKLLALLAERRALAIEVGKAKLDSHRPVRDIDRERDLLERLIQLGKAHHLDAHYITRLFQLIIEDSVLTQQALLQQHLNKTNPHSARIAFLGPKGSYSHLAARQYAARHFEEFIESGCAKFADIFNQVETGQADYAVVPIENTSSGAINDVYDLLQHTSLSLVGELTIPIDHCVLVSGSTDLSTIETVYSHPQPFQQCSQFLNRYPNWKIEYTESTSAAMEKVAQANSPTVAALGSEAGGALYGLQVLERNLANQTQNITRFIVLARKAINVSDQVPAKTTLLMATGQQAGALVEALLVLRNHNLIMTRLESRPIHGNPWEEMFYLDIQANLESPSMQKALRELSEITRSMKVLGCYPSENVVPVDPS
- a CDS encoding SMP-30/gluconolactonase/LRE family protein translates to MAEPQLLLNYTGHLPECPTWSAEENALYWADILEGEIHRYHLPTAEHTVLSFHEEVGCFALRERGGFIVAMRSGIWLSDKHGLLQRKVCDNPSNPQLARFNDGGTDHRGQFYAGTFWAPGDYNGALLMRIDNDLTPKVIQCDIHGHNGLAFSPDHRWMFTSDTPNGVIYRTPLDEQGEPGKREVFRRFNDGEGIPDGAAMDVEGCYWSALFDGWRIARFSPQGEQLEEYRMPVRCPTMVCFGGDDMKTLFITTTRENMDAQEVAQYPLSGAIFTLPVSVAGMKKSRFIER
- the tyrA gene encoding bifunctional chorismate mutase/prephenate dehydrogenase is translated as MVAELTALRDQIDEVDKALLDLLARRMALVAEVGEVKSKYGLPIYVPEREASMLASRRKEAQALGVSPDLIEDVLRRVMRESYSSENDKGFKTLCPSLRPVVIVGGAGQMGRLFEKMLTLSGYQVRILEKEDWAKAPELMKDAGMVIVSVPIHVTEQIIAKLPPLPADCILVDLASVKNGPLQAMLAAHTGPVLGLHPMFGPDSGSLAKQVVVYCDGRQPEAYQWFLEQIQVWGARLHRISAVEHDQNMAFIQALRHFATFAYGLHLAEENVQLEQLLALSSPIYRLELAMVGRLFAQDPQLYADIIMSSENNLALIKRYYQRFGEAITLLEHGDKQAFIDSFRKVEHWFGDYAQRFQSESRTLLRQANDSRQ